The Pogona vitticeps strain Pit_001003342236 chromosome 3, PviZW2.1, whole genome shotgun sequence genome includes a window with the following:
- the P2RY13 gene encoding P2Y purinoceptor 13 has protein sequence MMDGNINISNGTSFFGQCHRDTRIAHVVFPLLYSFLFLAGFLLNSLAVLAFFQIANTSSFIVYLKNTLVSDFIMTLMLPFKILTDSELGLWQLKAFVCRFSAVIFYETMYISIVLLGLISLDRFLKIIRPFGKFWLHNVTSAKILSGLVWFFFFGLSLPNMVLSNREATPLTVRKCASLKNRLGLKWHEAVNHICQVIFWTILILILLVYIIIAKKIYSSYVNTQIKECKIKQRAKSKVFIIVAVFFICFAPFHFARVPYTLSQTGKGIDCSIQNRLFIAKESTLWLATANICMDPLIYILLCRQFVEKAFCVKLRKSRNTIQENITIALDTGISA, from the coding sequence ATGATGGATGGCAATATCAACATCTCTAATGGGACATCATTCTTCGGACAATGTCATCGAGACACCAGGATAGCCCATGTTGTATTTCCACTCTTATAcagctttcttttccttgctGGATTTCTACTGAATAGTTTGGCAGTGTTGGCTTTTTTCCAGATTGCAAACACATCAAGTTTCATCGTGTATCTGAAGAATACTTTGGTTTCTGATTTCATAATGACGCTGATGctaccttttaagattttaacgGATTCAGAACTGggattgtggcaacttaaagctTTTGTTTGCCGTTTTTCAGCTGTAATATTTTACGAGACCATGTATATTAGCATAGTGCTCCTTGGACTTATTTCCTTGGACAGGTTTCTCAAGATTATTCGGCCATTTGGGAAGTTTTGGTTGCACAACGTCACATCAGCAAAAATACTCTCAGGACTAGTCTGGTTCTTCTTTTTTGGCCTCTCTTTGCCAAATATGGTTTTGTCAAACCGTGAGGCAACACCACTCACTGTAAGGAAGTGTGCTTCATTGAAGAATCGCTTAGGACTGAAATGGCATGAAGCTGTAAACCACATATGCCAGGTCATCTTCTGGACTATTCTGATCTTAATCCTATTGGTTTACATAATTATTGCAAAAAAGATCTACAGCTCTTACGTAAATACTCAGATAAAAGAGTGCAAAATTAAACAAAGAGCCAAGAGTAAGGTATTTAtaattgttgctgttttcttcATTTGCTTTGCCCCTTTTCATTTTGCCCGAGTACCTTATACTCTTAGCCAAACTGGCAAAGGTATTGACTGCAGCATACAGAACCGACTATTCATAGCAAAAGAAAGCACTCTATGGTTAGCAACTGCCAATATATGTATGGACCCTCTGATATACATATTACTGTGTCGTCAGTTTGTAGAAAAAGCTTTCTGTGTTAAACTGCGAAAATCTAGGAATACAATTCAAGAAAATATAACTATTGCACTAGATACTGGTATATCTGCGTAG